Below is a window of Rhodothermaceae bacterium DNA.
TACCGTGATCCGAGATTCGCAGCGCAAAAATGGAACTTCGTCAGGCATTGCACCAACCAACCCGTCCGTACTCTCTGCTCTGATCCCTCTTGGCCCCAGTCCATCCAGGTCAGCCCACTCCAACTCTCCCAGTCTCCTATCCTCTAGCTCTCCAGATTCCGACCACTCGTCTTCTTGCAGGGTAATCATGACGGTTACCTGATGCATGAGTTCTCCCTCGCCATCAAAGGCCAGCCGGTCGTATACCAGTTGCTGTGGTATCTCCGCGTCCACGGGTGCATGGAAGCGCGGAGAAGCAATCCTCACATCACTCAAATAGGTTAGCCAAGACGGGTCCCGGCTGGTCCACTCATACGTAAACCCTTCCGTCTGTGCTCCGCAGCCTATCACTATGGAGCCCCCGAGAGCCACCTGCAAGTCTGATCGACAGGCCCCCGGACGGTTCTGCGCAAACGCAGCCACCGTCAGAGCCATCCCCAATAGAATGCCAGAGGCAGACCTCATCATCATCATCATCATCTCAAGTGATCTTCCTGTGTGTCGAAGTGAGCTTTGGAGTGCAGCGCAGTTCCTAGCCTGTCCGATTTTTTGCTTCGGGCGCACAGACCACACTGTACTTGCCTTGTGAATATTGCCTAATTAGCGGACCATCACAACGCTTTATAGGTAGCCCCTTTCTCTTCCACTAAGATAGTAACACTTCAGATATTTTTTCCTCAATTATATTCTTTATCTGTTATATAATGGACTATATTGGTTCTATTATTGTTAATTATTAGAAAACTTTCCGGTTGCAGCACATGCATCTGCGGGGCCCCAAACTAATTTAGTGCCTATTGATCCTGGTTCAGATTGGAGCACTACCCTCACGGTTCAGAGCAACACACATGTTTGGCCGGCTGGAACGGTGTTCTGAGATTCGGATCCCGTCCCGTAGTCTGATTTTTCCTGGAATGCCGTTAACTCTCGTTCAGGGTCAGAACAGAATATTCTCGATTATTTCCGTGCGGTAGGGCTAGGGGTATTGGGAGCGCTGCTACCAGTCCTGCGATAAAGCATCCTTCACGTGTGTTGGTAGCTTATAACTGATCCCTATGATGTCGTCATAGGAGGAGATCCCCAGTAGTTCCGTAAAATTCTTCCTCCGCACGAGCTGTGTATCCTTGAAGACACTTTCAAGAAATATGCGGGTTCGAAACAAAATGAGGGCGATGAAGCCATTGTAATGGGGAAACTTCAAATCCCGTGCCATCTTCCGTCCAATGAGAACCCGTGAAAGTGCGTACCCTAATTTGATCTGCTCTTCTGCTTCCTCCTCATTTTCAATACCGGTGACACTTGGTACGGCACGAACCAATTGATTGGCTATATACGCTGAATCTTCGTCAGGGGGTGGTTCACATAGCAAGCCGATCTTAAAGATCTGCCTGGCCTCCTCTATGTTCTTGTACAGAATGGCATCTGGAACACCGAATAAATACCCAACGTAACGAAACACATCCATGACGCCGTCTTGCTCTTCCTTACTGAATCTCACACCAAGCAATTTGGAAAAATGCAGCAGGCGCATCGAAAACACCGCAGTGGCGTACGCCAGATGGGCAGCACTCACAGGGCAACCCCAGGCCTCTTTATCCCATTCATCGGAACGACCCAGCAGATAACGAACCTTTCCATGGACGAAACGGATGCGCATGGTCATTTTCCATCCATCGTTTGGCCGCAGCATGCCGCCAGGATAAAATATCTCAAGGATGTGTCGGGCGTTATAACCCAAGCGACGCTTGGTATTCTTTGAACCAACTCTTCCCGTAATCCGAAAAGATTTGGCTATCATGGTTGAAAAGCCTTCTACGAGAACACCCGCGACAAAAGCAGCCAGCACCAGACTAGCGTTTTTGTAGACCGCGCGGCCAGCGGGCCGAAACGATTCGTAGTTCAGCCAAGGTGGCTTGACGGTGTCTGCCTTGTGAAAGAATTCGCGGAGACAATCAGGTGCACCCTCCAAGAATTCTTTTCTTCCCTCAATGCCGGCTCGCACATACCGGTTGAAGACATCGGGAGCCAGTTGTGGCACACATTCCTCAAGTACAGGATCCAGTTCGGGATCCCCAATAGTTGTATGCTGAGCATACAAATCTGCTAGAACCGGGTCCTTACGCCG
It encodes the following:
- a CDS encoding DUF2236 domain-containing protein, with the protein product MKEPSPIIVPTSYQSGYTKARRKDPVLADLYAQHTTIGDPELDPVLEECVPQLAPDVFNRYVRAGIEGRKEFLEGAPDCLREFFHKADTVKPPWLNYESFRPAGRAVYKNASLVLAAFVAGVLVEGFSTMIAKSFRITGRVGSKNTKRRLGYNARHILEIFYPGGMLRPNDGWKMTMRIRFVHGKVRYLLGRSDEWDKEAWGCPVSAAHLAYATAVFSMRLLHFSKLLGVRFSKEEQDGVMDVFRYVGYLFGVPDAILYKNIEEARQIFKIGLLCEPPPDEDSAYIANQLVRAVPSVTGIENEEEAEEQIKLGYALSRVLIGRKMARDLKFPHYNGFIALILFRTRIFLESVFKDTQLVRRKNFTELLGISSYDDIIGISYKLPTHVKDALSQDW